A region from the Enoplosus armatus isolate fEnoArm2 chromosome 24, fEnoArm2.hap1, whole genome shotgun sequence genome encodes:
- the scn1lab gene encoding sodium channel, voltage-gated, type I like, alpha b isoform X6: MAQLLVPPGPDSFRPFAPESLAAIERRIAEEEARRPRAERRNDSDDENGPKPNSDLEAGKSLPFIYGDIPPHLVSTPLEDMDPYYSNQKTFIVLNRGKAIFRFHAAPALYILSSFNPLRRIAIRVLVHSMFSMLIMFTILTNCAFMTLSNPPEWAKNVEYTFTGIYTFESLIKILARGFCVGKFTFLRDPWNWLDFSVILMAYITEFVNLGNVSALRTFRVLRALKTISVIPGLKTIVGALIQSVKKLSDVMILTVFCLSVFALIGLQLFMGNLRQKCVRMPIGSNATNSSNITASDTMFLIDTLQEINTTFVPNATESSFNWTEYINDESNYYYLPGRRDALLCGNGSGAGLCPEGFICMKAGRNPDYGYTSFDTFSWAFLSLFRLMTQDFWENLYQQTLRAAGKPYMIFFVLVIFLGSFYLVNLILAVVAMAYDEQNQATIEEAQQKEEEFQAMLEQLKRQQEEAQVAAAAATESGEYSGRGGPTSESSSGTSKLSSKSAKERRNRRKKRKQREEEEERGAHDKFHKSESEDSIKRSSFRFSIDANRLSYEKRCSSPNQSLLSIRGSLFSPRRNSRASLFSFRGRARDMGSENDFADDEHSTFEESDSRRGSLFLPRRLERRCSAISQTSLGAQRSVLPANGKMHCAVDCNGVVSLVGGTSVTTSPVGLLLPEGTTTDTELKKRRSGFHQPSMDYLDEPGGRQRAMSVASILTNTMEELEESRQKCPPCWYRFANTGLIWDCCPAWLKIKEVVSTLVMDPFVDLAITICIVLNTLFMAMEHYPMTKQFDNVLSVGNLVFTGIFTAEMCFKIIALDPYYYFQEGWNIFDGIIVSLSLMELGLANVEGLSVLRSFRLLRVFKLAKSWPTLNMLIKIIGNSVGALGNLTLVLAIIVFIFAVVGMQLFGKSYKECVCKISDECQLPRWHMHDFFHSFLIVFRVLCGEWIETMWDCMEVAGQTMCLIVFMMVMVIGNLVVLNLFLALLLSSFSADNLAATDDDSEMNNLQIAVGRIQRGFAFVRRFLQSLCSGRGGKGSGLAEESKPLDELHSNGKGNCISNHTSVEITKDPSGVYMTEGNGRPGGGLVVGVGIGGDTTGKYPMEECDYMSFIHNPSLTVTVPIAVGESDFENLNTEDFSSDSSDVEGSKEKLDVEPKPLSSSEGSTVDIRPPGDGVDSVELEPEESLDPEACFTEGCVRRFQCCQINEEDNNYKSWWTLRKTCFIIVEHNWFESFIIFMILLSSGALAFEDIYIEQRRTIKTVLEYADKVFTYIFILEMLLKWVAYGFVKYFTNAWCWLDFLIVDVSLVSLVANALGYSELTAIKSLRTLRALRPLRALSRFEGMRVVVNALLGAIPSIMNVLLVCLIFWLIFSIMGVNLFAGKYYYCVNTTTDEIFPIDVVNNRTECLNLVNDSARWKNVKINFDNVGAGYLALLQVATFKGWMDIMYAAVDSRNLEDQPKYEVNLYMYLYFVIFIIFGSFFTLNLFIGVIIDNFNQQKKKFGGQDIFMTEEQKKYYNAMKKLGSKKPQKPIPRPTNTFQGCVFDCITKQAFDIVIMILICLNMVTMMVETDDQTEDMDKILYWINLVFIVLFTGECVLKMISLRHYYFTIGWNIFDFVVVILSIVGMFLSKVIEKYFVSPTLFRVIRLARIGRILRLIKGAKGIRTLLFALMMSLPALFNIGLLLFLVMFIYAIFGMSNFAYVKREAGIDDMFNFETFGNSMICLFQITTSGGWDGLLAPILNKREPDCDSQMEHPGNYYKGNCGNPSVGIFFFVSYIIICFLIVVNMYIAVILENFSVATEESAEPLSEDDFEMFYEVWERFDPDATQFMEYSKLSDFADALDPPLRMPKPNMIQLISMDLPMVSGERIHCLDILFAFTKRVLGEGGEMDVLRGQMEERFMASNPSKVSYEPITTTLRRKQEDMAAVIIQRAFRRYMICLAMKKASALYKEQLKEGIRDPDKDVMVISKFNENSTSDKTDMTPSTASPPSYNSVTKSDKDKYEKENREKENKGKDLKDRKK; this comes from the exons ATGGCACAGCTGCTTGTACCGCCCGGACCTGACAGCTTCCGTCCCTTCGCCCCCGAGTCGCTGGCCGCCATCGAGAGGCGCATCGCCGAGGAGGAGGCCCGGAGACCGCGGGCGGAGCGCCGCAACGACAGCGACGATGAAAACGGGCCCAAGCCCAACAGTGACCTGGAGGCGGGGAAATCTCTCCCCTTCATCTATGGGGACATCCCTCCCCACCTGGTGTCCACCCCTCTGGAGGACATGGACCCCTACTACAGCAATCAGAAG acCTTCATAGTATTGAATCGCGGGAAGGCAATCTTCCGTTTCCACGCCGCTCCTGCCTTGTACATCTTAAGCTCCTTCAACCCTCTGAGGAGGATAGCTATTAGAGTTTTAGTACACTC GATGTTCAGCATGTTGATCATGTTCACCATCCTGACCAACTGTGCTTTCATGACCCTAAGTAATCCCCCAGAATGGGCCAAGAATGTAGA GTACACATTCACAGGGATTTACACCTTCGAGTCCCTTATAAAGATCCTGGCCAGGGGCTTCTGTGTGGGGAAGTTCACCTTCCTGCGGGACCCGTGGAACTGGCTGGATTTCAGTGTTATCCTCATGGC GTATATAACAGAGTTTGTAAACCTAGGCAATGTTTCAGCTCTGCGCACGTTCAGAGTATTGCGAGCTTTGAAAACTATCTCAGTAATACCAG GCTTAAAGACCATCGTCGGCGCTCTGATCCAGTCGGTAAAAAAGCTGTCGGACGTCATGATCCTCACCGTGTTCTGCCTCAGCGTCTTCGCCCTCATCGGCCTGCAGCTCTTTATGGGCAACCTGAGGCAGAAGTGCGTGCGCATGCCCATTGGCAGCAACGccaccaacagcagcaacattacCGCCAGCGACACGATGTTTCTCATCGACACCCTGCAGGAGATCAACACCACGTTTGTGCCGAACGCCACAGAGAGCTCCTTCAACTGGACAGAGTACATCAATGATGAGA GTAATTACTATTACCTCCCTGGCCGTAGGGACGCTCTGCTCTGTGGAAATGGCAGTGGCGCTGG GCTCTGTCCAGAGGGCTTCATATGTATGAAAGCTGGTCGTAATCCAGACTACGGCTACACCAGCTTCGACACCTTCAGCTGGGCGTTCCTCTCCCTGTTCCGACTCATGACCCAGGACTTCTGGGAAAACCTCTACCAGCAG ACTTTGCGCGCGGCAGGCAAGCCCTACATGATCTTCTTCGTGCTGGTGATCTTCCTGGGCTCCTTTTACCTGGTCAACCTGATCTTGGCCGTGGTGGCCATGGCTTATGACGAGCAGAACCAGGCGACCATCGAGGAGGCccagcagaaggaggaggagttcCAGGCCATGCTGGAGCAGCTcaagagacagcaggaggaggcacAG GTTGCCGCGGCAGCAGCCACGGAGAGCGGAGAGTACAGCGGGAGAGGGGGCCCCACCTCCGAGTCCTCCTCGGGGACGTCTAAGCTCAGCTCGAAAAGTGCCAAGGAGCGGCGCAACAGGcggaagaagaggaagcagagggaggaggaggaggagaggggggccCACGACAAGTTCCACAAGTCTGAGTCCGAGGACAGCATCAAGAGATCCAGCTTCCGTTTCTCTATTGATGCCAACAGACTTTCTTATGAAAAGAGGTGCTCCTCACCCAACCAG TCTCTCCTCAGTATCCGAGGATCCCTCTTCTCACCTCGGAGGAACAGCCGCGCCAGCCTGTTCAGCTTCCGCGGCCGGGCACGCGACATGGGCTCTGAGAATGACTTTGCAGACGACGAGCACAGCACCTTCGAGGAGAGCGACAGCCGCCGGGGCTCCCTGTTCTTGCCGCGCCGCCTCGAGCGCCGCTGCAGCGCCATCAGCCAGACCAGCCTCGGGGCGCAGCGGTCCGTGCTGCCTGCCAACGGCAAGATGCACTGCGCGGTAGACTGCAATGGTGTAGTGTCGTTGGTCGGCGGAACTTCTGTAACAACCTCCCCTGTAGGTCTCCTGCTGCCTGAG GGGACAACTACGGATACTGAGCTGAAGAAACGCCGGTCAGGTTTTCACCAGCCATCCATGGATTATTTAGATGAACCAGGGGGCAGGCAGAGAGCCATGAGTGTGGCCAGTATTCTCACCAACACCATGGAAG AACTTGAGGAGTCGAGACAGAAATGCCCCCCCTGCTGGTATAGATTCGCCAACACCGGTCTGATCTGGGATTGTTGCCCCGCGTGGCTGAAAATCAAGGAGGTTGTCAGCACATTGGTCATGGACCCATTTGTGGATCTGGCCATCACAATTTGCATCGTCCTCAACACCCTTTTCATGGCCATGGAGCATTACCCCATGACCAAACAATTCGATAACGTCCTCTCTGTGGGAAACCTG GTGTTCACAGGCATCTTCACAGCAGAGATGTGCTTCAAGATCATCGCCCTGGATCCCTACTACTACTTCCAGGAGGGTTGGAACATCTTCGACGGCATCATCGTTAGTCTGAGTCTGATGGAGCTCGGCTTGGCCAACGTAGAAGGCCTGTCTGTGCTCAGGTCCTTTAGATTG CTGAGGGTCTTCAAACTGGCCAAGTCCTGGCCCACTTTGAACATGCTGATCAAGATCATTGGCAACTCCGTGGGCGCTCTCGGGAACCTGACCCTGGTGCTGGCCATCATCGTCTTTATCTTCGCCGTGGTGGGCATGCAGCTGTTTGGCAAGAGCtacaaggagtgtgtgtgtaagatttCTGATGAGTGCCAGCTGCCCCGCTGGCACATGCACGATTTCTTCCACTCCTTCCTCATCGTGTTCCGGGTGCTGTGCGGAGAGTGGATAGAGACCATGTGGGACTGCATGGAGGTGGCTGGACAGACCATGTGCCTGATCGTCTTCATGATGGTCATGGTCATTGGAAACCTGGTG GTTCTAAACCTGTTCCTGGCTCTCCTTCTGAGCTCATTCAGCGCTGACAACCTGGCAGCAACCGACGACGACAGCGAGATGAACAACCTGCAGATCGCCGTGGGCCGGATCCAGCGGGGCTTCGCATTTGTGCGGCGGTTCCTCCAGAGCCTCTGCTCTGGCAGGGGCGGCAAGGGCTCTGGTCTGGCTGAGGAGAGCAAACCCTTGGATGAACTGCACAGCAATGGCAAGGGCAACTGCATCTCCAACCACACTTCAGTGGAGATCACCAAAGACCCCAGTGGGGTGTACATGACGGAGGGCAACGGACGGCCGGGAGGAGGGCTGGTCGTTGGGGTCGGTATTGGTGGGGACACTACAGGGAAGTACCCAATGGAGGAATGCGACTAcatgtcattcattcataacCCCAGCCTGACGGTCACGGTGCCCATCGCTGTGGGCGAGTCAGACTTTGAGAACCTAAACACAGAAGATTTCAGCAGTGACTCGTCAGATGTGGAGGGCAGCAAAGAG AAGCTTGATGTAGAGCCCAAGCCTCTGAGCTCATCAGAGGGGAGCACAGTCGATATTCGCCCCCCAGGAGATGGGGTGGATTCAGTGGAGCTAGAGCCAGAGGAGTCACTGGACCCGGAGGCCTGTTTcacagagg GCTGTGTGCGCAGGTTCCAGTGCTGCCAGATCAATGAGGAGGATAACAATTATAAGAGCTGGTGGACACTCAGGAAAACCTGCTTTATCATAGTGGAGCACAACTGGTTCGAATCCTTCATCATATTCATGATCCTGCTCAGCAGTGGAGCACTG GCGTTTGAGGACATTTACATTGAGCAGCGAAGGACCATCAAAACAGTGCTAGAGTATGCAGACAAGGTCTTCACTTACATCTTCATCCTGGAAATGCTGTTGAAGTGGGTGGCATACGGCTTTGTCAAGTACTTCACCAACGCCTGGTGCTGGCTCGACTTCCTCATTGTAGAC GTGTCCCTGGTCAGCCTCGTAGCCAATGCTCTGGGCTACTCTGAGCTTACCGCCATCAAATCTCTGAGGACGCTGCGAGCCCTCCGGCCCCTGAGGGCCCTGTCTCGGTTTGAGGGCATGAGG GTCGTGGTGAACGCGCTGCTGGGGGCCATCCCCTCCATCATGAACGTGCTGCTGGTCTGCCTCATCTTCTGGCTCATCTTCAGCATCATGGGCGTCAACCTGTTTGCAGGGAAGTACTACTACTGCGTCAACACCACCACGGACGAGATCTTCCCCATCGACGTCGTCAACAACAGGACCGAGTGCCTGAATTTGGTCAACGACAGCGCCCGCTGGAAGAACGTCAAAATCAACTTCGACAACGTCGGCGCCGGCTATTTGGCTCTGTTGCAAGTG GCAACATTTAAGGGTTGGATGGACATCATGTACGCAGCCGTGGACTCTCGAAAT TTGGAGGACCAGCCCAAATACGAAGTGAACTTGTACATGTACCTCTActttgtcatcttcatcatcttcggCTCCTTCTTCACCCTCAACCTGTTCATCGGTGTCATCATCGACAACTTCAaccagcagaagaagaag TTTGGAGGTCAGGACATCTTCAtgacagaagaacagaagaaataCTACAATGCCATGAAGAAGCTGGGTtccaaaaaaccccaaaaacctATACCTCGGCCAACA AATACATTTCAAGGCTGCGTGTTTGACTGCATCACAAAGCAGGCCTTCGACATCGTGATCATGATCCTCATCTGCCTTAACATGGTGACCATGATGGTGGAGACAGACGACCAGACGGAGGACATGGACAAAATCCTCTACTGGATCAACCTGGTGTTCATCGTGCTCTTCACTGGGGAGTGTGTGCTTAAGATGATCTCTCTGCGTCACTATTACTTTACCATCGGTTGGAATATATTTGACTTTGTGGTGGTGATCCTGTCCATCGTAG GTATGTTTTTATCTAAAGTTATCGAGAAGTACTTTGTGTCCCCGACTCTGTTCCGAGTGATCCGTCTGGCCAGGATAGGACGCATCCTCCGCCTTATCAAAGGTGCCAAAGGCATCCGGACGCTTCTCTTTGCCTTGATGATGTCACTCCCCGCCCTGTTCAACAtcggcctcctcctcttcctggtcATGTTCATCTACGCCATCTTTGGCATGTCCAACTTTGCCTACGTCAAGCGAGAGGCAGGAATCGACGACATGTTCAATTTCGAGACCTTTGGGAACAGCATGATCTGTTTGTTTCAGATTACCACCTCAGGCGGGTGGGACGGCCTGCTGGCGCCCATACTGAACAAGAGGGAGCCGGACTGCGACAGCCAGATGGAGCACCCGGGCAACTATTACAAAGGCAACTGCGGCAACCCATCAGTGGGCATCTTCTTCTTCGTCAGCTACATCATCATCTGCTTCCTCATTGTGGTCAACATGTACATCGCCGTCATCCTGGAGAACTTCAGCGTggccacagaggagagcgcAGAGCCTCTGAGCGAGGATGACTTTGAGATGTTCTATGAGGTGTGGGAGCGCTTCGATCCTGACGCCACTCAGTTCATGGAGTACAGCAAGCTCTCTGACTTTGCGGATGCTCTAGATCCGCCGCTGCGCATGCCCAAGCCCAACATGATCCAGCTCATCTCCATGGACCTGCCAATGGTTAGTGGCGAGCGCATCCACTGCCTCGACATCCTGTTCGCCTTCACCAAGCGAGTGTTGGGCGAGGGCGGCGAGATGGATGTGTTACGCGGGCAGATGGAGGAGCGCTTCATGGCCTCTAACCCCTCCAAGGTGTCTTACGAGcccatcaccaccaccctccGCCGCAAACAGGAGGACATGGCGGCCGTGATCATCCAGAGAGCCTTCCGCCGCTACATGATCTGCCTGGCCATGAAGAAGGCCTCCGCCCTCTACaaggagcagctgaaggagggCATCCGCGACCCAGACAAGGATGTGATGGTCATCAGCAAGTTCAATGAGAACTCCACCTCGGACAAAACGGACATGACCCCCTCCACAGCCTCCCCGCCCTCCTACAACAGCGTGACGAAATCGGACAAGGACAAATAcgagaaagaaaacagggaaaaagaaaacaaagggaaagaCTTGAAAGACCGAAAGAAATAG